Proteins encoded in a region of the Canis lupus familiaris isolate Mischka breed German Shepherd chromosome 1, alternate assembly UU_Cfam_GSD_1.0, whole genome shotgun sequence genome:
- the UQCRFS1 gene encoding cytochrome b-c1 complex subunit Rieske, mitochondrial — MLSVAARSGPFAPVLSATSRGVAGALRPLVPASVPAAPEPPVLDARRPFLCRESLSGQAARRAPVASAGLTVPASIRYSHTDIRVPDFSDYRRAEVLDGTKSSKESSEARKGFSYLITATTSIGVAYAAKNVVSQFVSSMSASADVLAMSKIEIKLSDIPEGKNMAFKWRGKPLFVRHRTKKEIEQEAAVEVSQLRDPQHDLDRVKKPEWVILIGVCTHLGCVPIANAGDFGGYYCPCHGSHYDASGRIRKGPAPLNLEVPSYEFTGDDMVIVG; from the exons ATGTTGTCGGTGGCCGCGCGCTCGGGCCCGTTCGCGCCCGTCCTGTCGGCCACGTCCCGCGGGGTGGCGGGCGCCCTAAGGCCCCTGGTGCCGGCCTCGGTGCCCGCCGCCCCGGAGCCGCCGGTGCTGGACGCGAGGCGGCCGTTCCTGTGCCGGGAGTCGCTGAGCGGCCAGGCCGCCCGCCGCGCTCCGGTGGCCTCGGCGGGGCTCACGG TCCCTGCTTCCATTCGTTATTCCCACACAGACATCAGAGTGCCCGACTTCTCTGACTACCGACGCGCTGAAGTGTTAGATGGCACAAAGTCCTCAAAAGAGAGCAGTGAGGCTAGAAAAGGTTTCTCCTACTTGATAACAGCAACAACTAGCATAGGTGTTGCGTATGCCGCCAAGAATGTCGTCTCCCAGTTTGTTTCCAGCATGAGTGCTTCTGCGGATGTGTTGGCCATGTCGAAAATCGAAATCAAGCTATCTGATATTCCAGAAGGCAAGAACATGGCTTTCAAGTGGAGAGGAAAACCGCTGTTTGTGCGCCATAGAACCAAGAAGGAGATTGAGCAGGAGGCTGCAGTCGAAGTGTCCCAGTTGAGGGACCCACAGCACGATTTAGATCGAGTAAAGAAACCTGAATGGGTTATCCTGATAGGTGTCTGCACTCATCTCGGTTGTGTACCCATTGCAAATGCAGGAGATTTTGGTGGTTATTACTGCCCTTGCCATGGGTCACACTATGATGCTTCTGGCAGGATCAGGAAGGGGCCCGCCCCTCTCAACCTTGAGGTTCCTTCGTATGAGTTCACTGGTGATGACATGGTGATTGTGGGTTAG